The Stomoxys calcitrans chromosome 3, idStoCalc2.1, whole genome shotgun sequence genome includes a region encoding these proteins:
- the LOC106083052 gene encoding protein cornichon: protein MAFNFTAFTYIIALIGDAFLIFFAIFHVIAFDELKTDYKNPIDQCNSLNPLVLPEYILHIFLNLLFLVCGEWFSLCINIPLIAYHIWRYKNRPVMSGPGLYDPTTVLSSDNLTKNMREGWIKLAIYLISFFYYIYGMVYSLIST, encoded by the exons ATGGCATTCAACTTCACGGCTTTCACATATATAATTGCTTTAATAGGAGATGCATTTTTGATATTCTTCGCTATATTTCATGTTATCGCTTTCGACGAATTGAAAACTGATTATAAAAATCCAATAGACCAATGCAATAGCCTGAATCCG TTGGTGTTACCGGAATATATACTTCACATATtccttaatttattatttttggttTGTGGCGAATGGTTTTCATTGTGCATCAATATACCATTGATTGCATATCATATATGGCG CTACAAAAATCGTCCCGTGATGTCTGGGCCTGGCCTGTATGATCCCACAACAGTTTTATCTTCAGATAACTTGACCAAAAATATGCGTGAGGGTTGGATCAAATTAGctatatatttaatttcattcttcTACTACATCTATGG CATGGTATACTCTCTAATCTCAACGTAG